The Nocardia sp. XZ_19_385 genome window below encodes:
- a CDS encoding oxidoreductase, with translation MSETVQHVEHMVDTTPRADVTETFQEWRDLLSRLQSRIAERFELTRDPSTADLETYGDPEQGPSGSLAAYSGPEIDWLVHSWIGDPRTGFVNLHLTAWLGPQVRVPHLGSALLLWPEGWFYVDAVPRGDLVGDGDYFDRYYAQNDAPWLSFKAEHPDFSWFTSRTGFIRGSLSPTAYCYSFPPTRPNLDVVEQILTARVEQWLGWVAEAEPVPADEQAELAARDLAVRRNIAERDPANVMGERMFGPELTQRLVRALWGGDRELPRAGA, from the coding sequence ATGAGTGAAACCGTCCAGCACGTCGAGCACATGGTCGACACGACCCCGCGCGCCGACGTCACCGAGACCTTCCAGGAATGGCGAGACCTGTTGAGCAGGTTGCAGTCCCGCATCGCCGAGCGCTTCGAGCTCACCCGCGACCCGTCCACCGCGGACCTGGAAACCTACGGTGACCCGGAGCAGGGCCCGTCGGGCAGCCTCGCCGCCTACAGCGGCCCCGAGATCGACTGGCTGGTGCACTCCTGGATCGGTGACCCGCGCACGGGATTCGTGAACCTGCACTTGACGGCCTGGCTCGGCCCCCAGGTCCGGGTCCCGCATCTGGGTTCGGCGCTGCTGCTGTGGCCGGAGGGCTGGTTCTACGTCGATGCCGTCCCGCGCGGTGACCTGGTGGGTGACGGTGACTACTTCGACCGCTACTACGCACAGAACGACGCCCCCTGGCTGTCCTTCAAGGCGGAGCACCCCGACTTCAGCTGGTTCACCAGCCGCACCGGCTTCATCCGGGGCAGCCTCTCGCCCACCGCCTACTGCTATTCGTTCCCGCCGACGCGCCCGAATCTGGATGTGGTGGAACAAATTCTGACCGCCCGGGTGGAGCAGTGGCTGGGCTGGGTCGCGGAGGCCGAACCGGTACCCGCCGACGAACAGGCCGAGCTGGCGGCACGCGACCTCGCGGTGCGCCGCAACATCGCCGAGCGCGATCCCGCGAATGTCATGGGCGAGCGCATGTTCGGCCCCGAGCTCACCCAGCGATTGGTCCGCGCCCTCTGGGGCGGCGACCGCGAACTGCCGAGGGCGGGCGCATGA
- a CDS encoding carbon-nitrogen hydrolase family protein — protein MTRVAAAQLAAGTDVAANLAACLRMIDAAAAASAELVVLPEFCNHLSWYDDRAHARRMARTLGDSFLTAIADRAARHGIYVKIGVTLARDDGRTTGTSLLFGADGALLGQSDKQILMGAENDYLDAGQEDSPVIETRLGRIGMYACMEGVINEVTRSLAVRGAQLLLNSLNSFATDEASLHIPVRAAENKVWVVAANKVGPLLPVDQLPAIAERLGVPPDRLHGAGESQIVAPDGTCVAMAPAAGEAVVVADIEIALADDKTRPDGTDLFAARRPELYAPLSASPAGRRPQAGADTITAAIAAPDTATIRELATGGVDLIVLPELAPVPIPEVVRALADTAAYAVLSVRDGDAHHAVLLHADGVVGRQPQLHRTDRHPWLTEPGDDLAVFELPWGRLALVVGDDALFPETFRLAAIQHADVVAVPCTPAEPWELRLGLPERAAENRLNVVAAGPGLTGALYALTPDFTLWTAWSGPFTGVISHPVVTAVPPGASSVRATLRPAQAVNRAVSKGTDLVDGRPRRPIDTVTAR, from the coding sequence ATGACCCGAGTCGCCGCCGCACAGCTCGCCGCCGGCACCGACGTCGCGGCCAATCTCGCCGCCTGCCTGCGGATGATCGATGCCGCGGCGGCGGCGAGCGCCGAACTGGTGGTGCTGCCGGAGTTCTGTAACCACCTATCCTGGTACGACGACCGCGCGCATGCCCGGCGAATGGCCCGCACGCTCGGAGATTCCTTTCTCACCGCCATCGCCGATCGAGCCGCGCGGCATGGCATCTACGTCAAGATCGGGGTCACGCTGGCCCGGGACGATGGGCGCACCACCGGCACCAGCCTGCTGTTCGGCGCGGACGGGGCATTGCTCGGCCAGTCCGACAAACAGATCTTGATGGGCGCGGAGAACGACTATCTCGATGCCGGGCAGGAGGATTCGCCGGTCATCGAGACCCGACTGGGCCGGATCGGCATGTACGCCTGCATGGAGGGTGTGATCAACGAGGTCACCCGCTCGCTGGCGGTTCGGGGTGCGCAGTTGCTGCTCAACAGCCTGAACTCGTTCGCCACCGACGAAGCGAGCCTGCACATTCCGGTGCGCGCGGCGGAGAACAAGGTGTGGGTGGTGGCCGCCAACAAAGTCGGGCCACTGCTGCCGGTGGACCAGTTGCCCGCGATCGCGGAACGTCTCGGTGTGCCGCCGGATCGGCTGCATGGGGCCGGGGAAAGTCAGATCGTCGCACCCGACGGCACCTGTGTGGCCATGGCTCCGGCCGCGGGTGAGGCGGTGGTGGTCGCCGATATCGAGATCGCACTGGCCGATGACAAAACCCGTCCGGACGGCACCGATCTGTTCGCGGCGCGACGACCGGAACTGTATGCGCCACTGAGCGCTTCCCCCGCCGGACGCCGACCCCAGGCGGGCGCGGACACCATCACCGCCGCGATCGCCGCACCCGATACCGCCACGATCCGCGAATTGGCCACCGGCGGTGTGGATCTGATCGTCCTGCCGGAGCTGGCACCGGTGCCGATCCCGGAAGTGGTGCGCGCCCTGGCGGATACCGCCGCGTACGCCGTACTCAGCGTGCGCGACGGCGACGCCCATCACGCCGTCCTCCTGCACGCCGACGGTGTCGTAGGCCGCCAGCCGCAACTGCATCGGACCGACCGGCATCCGTGGCTCACCGAACCCGGCGACGACCTGGCCGTATTCGAATTGCCCTGGGGCCGTTTGGCGCTCGTCGTCGGCGACGACGCCCTGTTCCCGGAAACCTTCCGCCTGGCCGCCATTCAGCACGCCGATGTCGTCGCCGTGCCGTGCACCCCGGCCGAACCGTGGGAGCTGCGTCTCGGCCTGCCCGAGCGAGCCGCGGAGAACCGCCTGAATGTGGTGGCCGCGGGACCCGGCCTCACCGGCGCCCTCTACGCACTGACTCCCGATTTCACGCTGTGGACCGCCTGGAGCGGCCCGTTCACCGGCGTGATCAGCCACCCGGTGGTGACCGCGGTCCCACCCGGGGCGTCCAGCGTGCGCGCCACCCTCCGCCCAGCTCAGGCCGTGAACCGCGCCGTCTCCAAGGGCACAGACCTCGTCGACGGCCGCCCTCGCCGCCCGATCGACACCGTGACCGCGCGGTGA